ACGTCCGCCGCGGCCGCTGGACCCGTGCCACGGCCGTCGACGCGATCGAGTCGGCCCTGCGTCGCTTCGACCGCGTTTTCGATGTCCTAACCGATCATGGTGCCGGGCATCTTCTGGCGGCACTCGCAACCCGCATCTGGCTGGCGCGGGTCGGTGCGCGCTGCCGCTGAGGCAACGTCCGGCCGGCGACGGCGGGAAGCCCGGATGTCCTGTCCGGCGAAAGCTGTTATGATTCATTCCGATGCCGCACGGCTCCTTGCGAGACGTGCGCGATGTGTCCAGAGCTGAACAAGGAGAGACCCGATGGCAAGCGGAAATCAGGATTTCAAGGTCAAGGATCTTTCACTGGCCGATTTCGGTCGACGCGAGATCGAGCTGGCCGAAGTCGAAATGCCGGGCCTGATGGCCCTGCGCGAGGAGTACGCGGCCAGCAGGCCGCTTGAGGGAGCCCGGATCACCGGCTCGTTGCACATGACCATTCAGACGGCCGTGCTGATCGAGACCCTGGTGGCGCTGGGGGCCGAGGTGCGCTGGGCGTCCTGCAACATCTTCTCGACCCAGGACCATGCCGCGGCCGCCATCGCCGCCGCCGGCATACCGGTCTTCGCCTGGAAAGGGGAGACCCTCGAGGAGTACTGGTGGTGCACCGAACGGGCTCTGAGCTGGCCGGACGGCAGGCTGCCCAACATGATTCTCGATGACGGCGGCGACGCCACCATGATGGTTCTCAACGGCGCCCGCTGGCAGAGCGAAGGCGTTCCCGAGATCAGGCCGGACGATCCCGAGGACTGGGTCGAACTGATCCGGTGCCTGCGCGCTTCCATCGCCGAGAAGCGCAACGACTGGCAGGCGATTCGCGATGCCATTCGCGGCGTGACCGAGGAGACCACCACCGGCGTCCACCGGCTCTACCAGCTGGAGAAGGAGGGGCAGCTCCCCTTCCCGGCGATGAACGTCAACGACTCGGTGACCAAGAGCAAGTTCGACAACATCTACGGCTGTCGGCACAGCCTGGTCGACGGCATCATGCGGGCCACCGACGTGATGATTTCCGGCAAGGTGGCCGTGGTCTGCGGTTATGGCGATGTCGGCAAGGGGTGCTGCCAGTCGCTGCGCGGCCAGGGAGCCCGGGTGATCGTGACCGAAATCGACCCGATCTGCGCCCTGCAGGCGCTGATGGAAGGCTACGAGGTGCGCACCCTGGAGGAGGTGGTCGAGCAGGCGGACATCTTCATCACCGCCACCGGCAACTTCAACATCATCCGCCCCGAGCACATGGCGCGCATGAAGCACAACGCCATCGTCGGCAACATCGGCCATTTCGACAACGAGATCGATATGGCCGGACTGGCCAGGGTGCCGGGAATCCGCAAGATCAACCTGAAAAATCCGGTCGAACACGGCAACCAGGTCGACCAGTGGATCTTCCCCGACGGTCATGCCGTCATCGTGCTGGCCGAAGGACGGCTGCTCAATCTCGGCTGTGCCACCGGCCATCCCTCCTTTGTCATGTCCAACAGCTTCAGCAACCAGGTCATCGCCCAGGTCGAGCTCTTTCAGCACCGGGAAAGGTACGAAAACCGGGTCTACGTGCTGCCGAAAAAGCTGGACGAGAAAGTGGCGCGGCTGCATCTGGACAAGCTTGGGGCCAGGTTGACCAGGCTGACGCCGGAACAGGCGGACTACATCGGCGTCCCGGTCGACGGTCCCTACAAGCCCGATCACTACCGGTACTGAGCGCAAAGGCGGTCCGGTATCGGCGAGCTGGGAAAGCCCCGCATCAAGCGGGGCTTTTTTATGTCTAGCGGGCGCGGGTGAGGATGAGCCAGGCCGCCAGCAGGCCGGTCAGGATGTTGCCCGACCAGGCCGCGGCCCAGGGAGGCAGGACGCCGGCGTAGCCAAAGGCGATCATGGTCGACTGCAGCAGGAAGTAGACCATGCCGATGCCGACGCTGATGGCTATGCCCAGTGCCAGGTGGCTGCCCCGTCCCCGCTGCAGGGCGAAGGGGATACCGAGGCAGGCCATGATGAAGCAGGTCGCCGAGTAGGCCAGCCGGTTGTGCAGGTCGACCCGGTAGCGGGTGGTGTCGTAGCCCTCGGCGGTCAGCCTGCGGCTGAGGGAGAGAAGCTCGGCGAAGCCGAGTTCCCTGTTGTCGAGCTGGTTGGCCTGGAAGTCGCCGGGCGACTTGTCGAGGGGGTAGGGCATGCTCGCCCGCTTCTCCTTCTGGGTGACTTC
This portion of the Geothermobacter ehrlichii genome encodes:
- the ahcY gene encoding adenosylhomocysteinase, translated to MASGNQDFKVKDLSLADFGRREIELAEVEMPGLMALREEYAASRPLEGARITGSLHMTIQTAVLIETLVALGAEVRWASCNIFSTQDHAAAAIAAAGIPVFAWKGETLEEYWWCTERALSWPDGRLPNMILDDGGDATMMVLNGARWQSEGVPEIRPDDPEDWVELIRCLRASIAEKRNDWQAIRDAIRGVTEETTTGVHRLYQLEKEGQLPFPAMNVNDSVTKSKFDNIYGCRHSLVDGIMRATDVMISGKVAVVCGYGDVGKGCCQSLRGQGARVIVTEIDPICALQALMEGYEVRTLEEVVEQADIFITATGNFNIIRPEHMARMKHNAIVGNIGHFDNEIDMAGLARVPGIRKINLKNPVEHGNQVDQWIFPDGHAVIVLAEGRLLNLGCATGHPSFVMSNSFSNQVIAQVELFQHRERYENRVYVLPKKLDEKVARLHLDKLGARLTRLTPEQADYIGVPVDGPYKPDHYRY